A portion of the Plodia interpunctella isolate USDA-ARS_2022_Savannah chromosome 4, ilPloInte3.2, whole genome shotgun sequence genome contains these proteins:
- the LOC128669623 gene encoding uncharacterized protein LOC128669623 — protein RRTGGSVVDLTFATPSAARSVSDWRVEGGVETLSDHLYIRFEVSAAPQCQAASSSRVCSRFPRWALTRLDRELAEEAAIVGRWSLPPLDGMGVDDAADRLGDAFTAVCRAAMPSVGRAPPRRAVYWWSAEIAALRVACNAARRAYSRSRRRSPRDEERDGQLYAV, from the coding sequence cgacggacgggcggatcggtggtggacctgacgttcgccaccccctccgccgcgcgctccgtgtcggactggagggtggaagggggggtggagacactctcggaccacttgtatattcggttcgaggtgtcggccgccccccaatgtcaggcggcatcatcgtcccgggtgtgcagccggttcccgcgctgggcccttacgcggcttgaccgggagctggcggaagaggcggccatcgtcggccgctggagcctcccgcctctagacggaatgggggtggacgacgcggctgaccgtctcggcgacgctttcacagcggtgtgccgggcggccatgccaagcgtaggtcgagccccccctaggcgggcggtctattggtggtcggcggagattgccgcccttcgcgtcgcctgcaacgcggcccgaagggcctatagtcgaagcaggcggcgcagtccccgggacgaggagagggatggtcagctgtatgcggtg